The Bradyrhizobium sp. CCGB01 genome segment GATGGCCCCGGCCTCGGCATCCGCGTCAGCGAAGCCTCGATCCGCGCCAATGCGCGCGTGATCGCGGAGGCGTGATTCCTGTCATTCCGGGGCGCGCGCAGCGCGAGCCCGGAATCCATAACCACAGCGCCGTGTTTGGCGAGGGCTGGCAACTCCGAGTCTTCGCCAAACTACTCCCTGTGGTTTATGGGTCCCGGATCTGCGCTTCGCTTGTCCGGGACGACGAGCGAGTATGCAGAAGCAGCTGGGCCCTAACCTTCCCCTCGCCAAATCCGTATCGTATGGTCGGACCATACAAGCCCGAACCCACCGGGCCACTCGGAAACGCATATGCCCGAACCCGCCTGGTCGCTGCACTCCCGCCTGAAAGAGGACACCATCGATATCGGCGATTTGCCGCTGTCGAAGGTGCTGGTCATCAAGGACGCGCATTATCCCTGGCTGCTGCTGGTGCCGCGGCGGCCTGATGCGGTCGAGATCATCGATCTCGACGAGGTGCAGCAGGCGCAACTCATGACGGAGATCTCCCGCGTCTCGCGCGCGCTGAAGGAGATCACCAAATGCGACAAGCTCAATGTCGCCGCGCTCGGCAATCTCGTGCCGCAGCTTCACGTCCACATCATCGCGCGCCGCACCGGTGACGCGGCCTGGCCGCGGCCGGTCTGGGGCGTGATGCCTCCCCTGGCGCATGACGCCACCGAGGTTCAGAATTTCATCAGCGCGCTTCGCCGAAAAATCTGGTTGGGTTGAAAGAACAAGAAATGTCAGCATTCGACGCATTTCCGCTGGGACAGCCGGCCTTCGTCACCAACGTCCTCGATCGCGCCGCACATCTGCGCCGGGACGACGAAAAACTGTTCGCGATGGAGCAGAAGTCCTCATCGCGCGCCTATGTCGTCTACCGCGACTCGCTACTGGTGAAGCGCGAGGGCGACAAGGCGCGTGCACTGCTGTCGATCGACGAAGCGACGAAGTGCGGCGCCAATCCCGGCACGATCTTCCTGGGGCTTCGCGACGGCGCGGCGGTGTTCGGCATGGGGATGTCGCAGGCGGCAGCCGAGAAGCTGGTCGGCCGCGAGGACTACACCGTCACCGAAC includes the following:
- a CDS encoding HIT family protein, which produces MPEPAWSLHSRLKEDTIDIGDLPLSKVLVIKDAHYPWLLLVPRRPDAVEIIDLDEVQQAQLMTEISRVSRALKEITKCDKLNVAALGNLVPQLHVHIIARRTGDAAWPRPVWGVMPPLAHDATEVQNFISALRRKIWLG